One window of the Terriglobales bacterium genome contains the following:
- a CDS encoding ParB/RepB/Spo0J family partition protein yields MKSKLKVEWLDISKIKPYARNPRTRSEAAVQKVAASIRKFGWKQPIVVDRDLVIVAGHGRYEAALALKQKTVPIVVARDLTPAAAYRLADNRTRDETSWNKKLLRLELSDLRGRKADLTSTGFDKDELTKLLAGITADDVKSVAFTASRVPKVSRAGDTWLLGAHELTCGAEDPHQCDRLIARWQKMTGQSALLKASGQTFAETAQRRTA; encoded by the coding sequence ATGAAGAGCAAACTGAAAGTCGAATGGCTCGACATCAGCAAGATCAAGCCATATGCCCGCAACCCGCGGACTCGCAGCGAGGCGGCGGTGCAGAAGGTGGCTGCTTCGATCCGCAAGTTTGGCTGGAAGCAGCCCATCGTTGTCGATCGCGATCTCGTCATCGTCGCCGGCCATGGCCGCTACGAGGCCGCGCTCGCCCTGAAGCAGAAGACCGTGCCCATCGTAGTCGCGCGGGATCTGACGCCGGCGGCTGCCTACCGGCTTGCAGATAACCGCACGCGGGATGAGACGAGCTGGAACAAGAAGCTGCTGCGTCTCGAGCTCTCGGACCTGCGCGGCCGCAAAGCTGATCTCACGAGCACCGGTTTCGATAAGGACGAGCTGACAAAGCTCCTGGCCGGCATCACGGCCGACGATGTGAAGTCGGTGGCTTTCACCGCGTCCCGCGTACCCAAAGTTTCGCGCGCCGGCGACACCTGGCTCCTGGGCGCGCACGAGCTGACTTGCGGCGCTGAGGACCCGCACCAATGCGACCGACTGATCGCGCGCTGGCAAAAGATGACCGGCCAGTCCGCGCTGCTGAAGGCCTCCGGTCAGACGTTCGCGGAAACTGCGCAACGGAGGACCGCCTAG